A stretch of the Sneathiella limimaris genome encodes the following:
- a CDS encoding TetR/AcrR family transcriptional regulator — MTDALEGKPATDRASKRKAEKRGRLLAAARKLFIQRGYHETRPQDIAKAADVAHGTFYSHFHDKREIFLAFASEAQEDLHEFVTARIPQVDSFEEYIHFSLNAIQEFAEQNPGLLRSALVDTKVFDPTDSTSKFVRSKFASGFIKILMRAKTQDELYDDVDPELMGHAMMGLIQSSAPQAYRMGKSREEFVELLANFLIRAMVKNPKKA; from the coding sequence ATGACGGATGCACTGGAGGGGAAGCCAGCAACCGATCGTGCGAGCAAGCGTAAGGCAGAAAAAAGAGGGAGACTGCTGGCAGCTGCTCGTAAACTGTTTATTCAGCGGGGTTATCATGAAACCCGCCCTCAGGACATTGCAAAAGCTGCCGATGTCGCTCATGGCACCTTCTACAGTCATTTTCATGACAAGCGTGAGATTTTTCTCGCCTTCGCCAGTGAAGCTCAGGAAGATCTGCACGAGTTCGTCACAGCACGCATTCCCCAAGTTGATAGCTTTGAGGAATATATCCATTTCTCACTTAACGCCATTCAAGAGTTCGCGGAACAAAATCCGGGTTTACTGCGATCTGCGCTGGTTGATACCAAGGTTTTTGATCCGACTGATTCCACCAGTAAATTTGTGCGAAGCAAATTTGCATCAGGCTTTATCAAAATCCTGATGCGGGCCAAAACCCAGGATGAGCTTTATGATGATGTCGACCCTGAGCTGATGGGACATGCGATGATGGGATTGATCCAGTCATCTGCCCCACAAGCCTACCGCATGGGCAAAAGCCGTGAAGAATTTGTAGAATTATTGGCAAATTTCCTTATTCGGGCAATGGTGAAAAACCCGAAGAAAGCTTAG
- the htpX gene encoding zinc metalloprotease HtpX has protein sequence MNFFKTGILIAGITALFLGVGFAVGGEGGMLIALVIAIAMNGFAYWNSDKMVLRMYGAREVSEADAPEFVGLVRQLAMRAELPMPRVYIMENPQPNAFATGRNPENAAVAATTGLLNMMSREELAGVMAHELAHVRNRDTLIMTVTATIAGAISMLANFALFFGGNRNNNLGIIGTLAMVILAPIAAMLVQMAISRTREYSADKAGGEICGNPEWLASALVKLQNGASRIENVTAEQNPASASLFIINPLHGKGADNLFSTHPSTENRVARLMELAKSFRRGARKSTQKPASGRTSVPSSNPSGGKGQGPHTPWSN, from the coding sequence ATGAATTTCTTCAAAACAGGTATCTTAATTGCGGGTATTACCGCCCTTTTTCTAGGCGTTGGTTTTGCTGTCGGTGGTGAAGGCGGTATGTTGATCGCGCTTGTAATTGCAATCGCCATGAACGGTTTCGCCTACTGGAATTCCGACAAGATGGTTCTGCGAATGTATGGCGCGCGGGAAGTCAGCGAGGCCGACGCCCCTGAATTTGTCGGCTTGGTTAGACAACTCGCCATGAGAGCAGAATTACCAATGCCCCGGGTCTATATTATGGAGAACCCACAACCAAATGCTTTTGCAACGGGGCGAAATCCCGAAAATGCTGCAGTTGCAGCAACAACCGGTTTGCTAAATATGATGAGCCGGGAGGAGTTGGCAGGTGTCATGGCGCATGAGTTGGCTCATGTGCGCAATCGGGATACCTTGATCATGACGGTGACAGCGACCATTGCGGGTGCCATTAGTATGTTGGCCAATTTTGCTCTCTTCTTCGGAGGAAACCGGAACAATAATCTTGGAATTATTGGAACTCTGGCCATGGTAATTTTGGCGCCGATCGCTGCGATGTTGGTTCAAATGGCGATCAGTCGAACACGTGAGTACTCTGCTGACAAAGCGGGCGGGGAAATTTGTGGAAACCCTGAATGGCTGGCGAGTGCACTTGTAAAACTTCAAAATGGAGCCTCAAGGATTGAAAATGTGACTGCTGAGCAAAACCCTGCATCTGCTAGTCTGTTTATTATCAATCCACTTCATGGAAAAGGGGCCGATAATCTCTTTTCAACCCATCCTTCAACAGAAAATCGGGTTGCCCGTCTCATGGAGTTGGCAAAATCTTTTAGGCGTGGAGCCCGGAAAAGTACTCAAAAACCAGCAAGTGGTCGGACATCAGTCCCTTCTTCAAACCCATCGGGTGGAAAGGGGCAGGGGCCGCATACGCCGTGGAGCAACTAA
- the alaS gene encoding alanine--tRNA ligase: protein MTTAKEIRSGFLNYFGQNDHEIVESSPLVPRNDPTLLFTNAGMVQFKNVFTGQEKRPYDRAVTTQKCVRAGGKHNDLENVGYTARHHTFFEMLGNFSFGDYFKDRAIELAWNLLTKEFGLNKDKLLVTVYHDDDQAVDIWKKVAGLTDDRIIRIATSDNFWSMGDTGPCGPCSEIFYDHGEDIPGGPPGSPDEDGDRFIEIWNLVFMQFEQQAGGDRINLPRPSIDTGMGLERIAAVLQGKHDNYDIDLMRHIIEASADVSNVSADGEFAVSHRVIADHLRSSSFLIADGVLPSNEGRGYVLRRIMRRAMRHAHLLGAKDPMIWKLVPTLVDEMGAAFQELERAQSLITETLKTEETRFKETLGRGLKLLEDATDKLGSSEALSGDVAFKLYDTYGFPLDLTKDILRGQGRELDEAGFDAAMTKQKEAARAAWSGSGDAATDKLWFDLSDKLSATEFLGYQTESAEGQVQALIVDGKEVPSVTEGDDVMVILNQTAFYAESGGQEGDCGDLVNDSGFKIDITDTQKKENLFVHIGKVLSGTVKVGDVVDTQVKKDRRARLKAHHSATHLLHEALRQHLGDHVTQKGSLVAEDKLRFDIAHPKPVTFEELRLVEKDVNDRIRLNADVEVHLTTPEEAIKAGAMALFGEKYGDEVRVVSMGGPEPSKGKGKNYSTELCGGTHVNRTGDIGFFKIVSEGGLAAGVRRIEAVAGAAALDYVNEREQLLTEAAGALKSSPQELTARVSGLLEERKKLEKELKETRKKLATGGAGAVEQPTETVGGNTFVARVLEGVPPKDLKPMADEIKAQIKSGVIVLIAANDGKASIVVGVTDDLTGQVSAVDLVRVGSEALGGKGGGGRPDMAQAGGPDASKGNEAVEAIKAKLSS from the coding sequence ATGACAACAGCAAAAGAAATTCGATCCGGGTTCCTTAATTATTTCGGTCAGAACGACCATGAGATAGTCGAGAGTTCGCCCTTGGTCCCCCGAAATGATCCAACTTTGCTGTTTACGAATGCGGGTATGGTTCAGTTCAAGAATGTCTTCACTGGACAGGAAAAACGTCCTTACGACCGAGCCGTTACGACCCAAAAATGCGTTCGCGCCGGAGGCAAACACAACGACCTGGAAAATGTAGGGTATACAGCACGCCATCACACATTCTTTGAAATGTTGGGGAACTTCTCTTTCGGCGACTATTTCAAGGATAGAGCAATTGAGCTTGCCTGGAATTTGCTGACTAAGGAGTTTGGCCTGAACAAGGACAAGCTACTGGTCACTGTTTATCATGATGATGATCAAGCCGTTGATATCTGGAAAAAGGTTGCTGGTTTGACGGATGATCGGATTATCCGAATTGCGACTTCTGATAACTTTTGGTCAATGGGGGACACAGGGCCTTGTGGTCCCTGTTCTGAAATCTTTTATGATCACGGTGAAGACATCCCAGGTGGCCCTCCCGGCTCACCGGATGAGGATGGAGATCGGTTTATTGAGATTTGGAACCTCGTTTTCATGCAATTTGAACAGCAGGCAGGCGGTGATCGAATAAACCTCCCTCGGCCTTCCATTGATACAGGTATGGGGCTTGAGCGGATTGCGGCTGTTCTGCAGGGTAAGCATGACAACTACGACATCGACCTGATGCGTCATATCATTGAAGCCTCTGCCGATGTCTCAAACGTTTCAGCAGATGGTGAATTTGCCGTGTCCCATAGGGTAATAGCAGATCACTTGCGATCTTCTTCGTTTCTGATTGCCGACGGTGTACTTCCGTCAAACGAAGGCCGGGGATATGTGCTTCGGCGGATCATGCGCCGGGCCATGCGCCATGCCCACCTTCTGGGTGCAAAGGATCCCATGATCTGGAAATTGGTCCCAACATTGGTTGATGAAATGGGCGCCGCATTCCAAGAACTGGAACGGGCTCAATCTCTGATTACAGAAACACTAAAAACAGAAGAAACCCGGTTTAAGGAAACTCTTGGCCGTGGTCTGAAGTTGCTAGAAGATGCAACGGACAAGCTTGGTAGCAGTGAAGCTCTCTCCGGTGATGTAGCCTTCAAGCTTTATGATACTTATGGCTTCCCGCTTGATCTTACCAAAGACATTCTTCGCGGGCAGGGGCGTGAGCTGGATGAGGCCGGTTTTGATGCGGCCATGACCAAACAGAAAGAAGCGGCTCGTGCCGCTTGGTCTGGATCTGGTGATGCAGCTACTGACAAGCTTTGGTTTGATCTCAGTGACAAACTCAGTGCGACTGAATTCTTAGGATATCAGACAGAATCTGCTGAAGGCCAGGTGCAGGCTCTCATTGTTGATGGGAAAGAGGTTCCTTCTGTGACTGAAGGGGATGACGTAATGGTGATCCTGAACCAAACCGCATTCTATGCTGAGTCCGGTGGTCAGGAAGGGGATTGCGGCGATCTGGTGAATGACAGTGGCTTCAAAATCGATATCACCGATACTCAGAAAAAAGAAAACCTGTTTGTGCATATTGGTAAGGTTTTGAGTGGTACAGTTAAAGTCGGTGATGTTGTCGATACGCAGGTGAAAAAAGACCGGCGTGCTCGTCTGAAAGCCCATCATTCAGCAACACACTTGCTGCATGAAGCCCTGCGCCAACATCTTGGAGATCATGTAACGCAGAAAGGCTCTTTGGTTGCCGAAGACAAGTTGCGGTTTGATATTGCTCACCCAAAACCGGTCACGTTTGAAGAATTGCGGCTGGTCGAGAAAGATGTCAACGATCGCATTCGTCTGAATGCGGATGTTGAAGTTCATCTGACAACACCAGAAGAGGCAATCAAAGCAGGAGCTATGGCGCTCTTTGGAGAAAAATATGGAGATGAGGTCCGGGTAGTCTCCATGGGGGGACCTGAGCCATCCAAGGGTAAGGGTAAAAACTATTCCACCGAACTTTGCGGCGGAACTCATGTGAACCGGACGGGTGACATTGGGTTTTTCAAAATTGTATCCGAAGGTGGCTTGGCTGCAGGCGTGCGTCGAATTGAAGCTGTGGCTGGTGCAGCTGCGCTCGATTACGTGAATGAGCGGGAACAGCTGCTTACTGAAGCTGCGGGTGCTCTGAAGTCTTCTCCTCAAGAGCTGACAGCGCGTGTCAGTGGTTTGCTGGAAGAGCGTAAGAAGCTTGAAAAAGAACTCAAGGAAACTCGCAAAAAGCTGGCAACCGGTGGAGCGGGCGCTGTTGAGCAACCGACTGAAACTGTGGGTGGTAACACATTTGTTGCTCGTGTGCTTGAGGGTGTCCCGCCAAAAGATCTGAAGCCTATGGCAGATGAGATCAAAGCCCAGATTAAATCCGGTGTTATTGTTCTCATTGCAGCTAATGATGGTAAGGCTTCAATTGTTGTTGGTGTGACAGATGATTTGACCGGGCAAGTTAGTGCGGTTGATCTTGTCCGTGTGGGCTCTGAGGCACTGGGCGGTAAAGGTGGCGGTGGCCGTCCTGACATGGCTCAGGCAGGTGGACCGGATGCCTCCAAAGGCAATGAGGCCGTTGAAGCGATCAAGGCCAAGCTGAGCAGCTAA